In Nostoc sp. CENA543, a single genomic region encodes these proteins:
- a CDS encoding pentapeptide repeat-containing protein, which yields MAKPWQWLIGTVIIFVGGVVLISWLFATPDNLSIQEQLQYRNQALTTIAIAFLGLGLTIHAYYTVKRIDAIQKSAIAAEKNLEISLQNVKLSQDRLISERLMSAIAQLGHEKMATRTSAIYVLEKIAQDFPQEHWTIMEILTAFVRENADLEAENYKEENTATSLIQPKNYEDDHLEEFPKLRRDIQAALTVIGRRNSQQDDADKKLDLRFTDLKRADLLGTDLQRVDLRGADLRGADLHSCNLSDANLENAKLSGCFLYEANLVRANLQSANLQGANLNRADLYGANLREANLTGASLRAANLQGANLYKANLQQATLKVANLTNAKLFLANLQGAKLGKANLSLCGLIGANLQGANLNSANLCGANLNAAKLTQTEIIFADFTEASLTEADLSKANLMGTNLQKANLYEANLSQANLVGANLAETDFFDVKLAGAILTGVKNLVSQQLSLAIGDRTTKLPDHIEIPIHWRQSS from the coding sequence ATGGCGAAACCTTGGCAATGGTTAATTGGTACAGTAATTATATTTGTTGGCGGTGTCGTTCTGATTTCATGGTTGTTTGCGACTCCTGATAACTTATCGATTCAAGAACAACTACAATACAGAAATCAGGCATTAACTACAATTGCGATCGCCTTTTTGGGATTGGGTTTAACTATCCATGCCTACTATACCGTAAAACGCATAGATGCTATACAAAAAAGTGCGATCGCGGCGGAAAAAAACCTCGAAATTAGTCTGCAAAATGTCAAACTATCACAAGATAGATTAATTTCAGAACGCTTAATGTCAGCTATTGCCCAACTAGGACATGAGAAAATGGCTACCCGCACCAGTGCCATTTATGTCCTAGAAAAAATTGCCCAAGATTTTCCTCAAGAACATTGGACAATTATGGAAATTCTCACAGCATTTGTGCGAGAAAATGCTGATTTAGAAGCAGAAAACTACAAAGAAGAAAATACAGCCACCTCTTTAATTCAGCCAAAAAACTATGAAGATGATCATCTAGAAGAGTTTCCTAAACTGCGTCGAGATATTCAAGCCGCATTAACTGTAATTGGTAGGCGTAATTCTCAACAGGATGACGCAGATAAAAAACTGGATTTGCGATTTACAGATTTAAAGCGCGCAGATTTATTAGGGACTGATTTACAAAGAGTAGACTTGCGCGGAGCAGATTTAAGGGGAGCAGATTTGCACAGTTGTAACCTCAGTGATGCAAATCTCGAAAACGCTAAACTATCTGGCTGCTTTCTTTATGAAGCCAACTTAGTAAGAGCTAATTTACAAAGTGCAAATCTCCAAGGTGCAAACCTCAACCGTGCAGATTTGTATGGTGCGAATTTACGAGAAGCAAATCTCACAGGGGCTAGCCTGCGTGCAGCGAACTTGCAAGGTGCTAATCTCTACAAAGCCAACTTACAACAAGCCACATTAAAAGTAGCAAATTTAACCAATGCGAAATTATTTCTTGCTAACCTACAAGGGGCGAAATTAGGGAAAGCTAATTTGTCTCTTTGTGGTTTGATTGGAGCGAACTTGCAAGGAGCTAACCTCAATAGTGCGAATCTGTGCGGAGCAAATTTAAATGCTGCTAAATTAACACAAACAGAAATTATTTTTGCTGACTTTACAGAAGCTAGTTTAACCGAAGCAGATTTATCTAAAGCTAATCTTATGGGTACAAATCTGCAAAAAGCCAACCTTTACGAAGCTAACTTGAGCCAAGCCAATTTAGTGGGAGCAAATTTAGCCGAAACTGACTTTTTTGATGTCAAATTGGCGGGAGCGATTCTGACAGGCGTGAAAAACCTAGTATCTCAACAACTTAGTCTAGCAATTGGCGATCGCACCACGAAACTACCTGATCACATCGAAATTCCCATACATTGGCGACAGTCTAGTTAA